The following coding sequences lie in one Zingiber officinale cultivar Zhangliang chromosome 2B, Zo_v1.1, whole genome shotgun sequence genomic window:
- the LOC122048808 gene encoding uncharacterized protein LOC122048808 — MPPRLISQEGRQTHFVIWTLAVLCAILTIAVIVAGIAVFVVYMVYQPKMPYIRVAYAHLDELLYDQLGLLEIDITLNLEAVNDNNKAHTSFSALSFLLQFHDIDVAVLKSNSLEVPKNSSRPLNYHFHSSPIPLDQDAKEAMDKALRRGIVPFDLRGHAKTRWKVGIFVSVRFWTHTSCRLHFFQTNGSTVESGCSTTSH; from the coding sequence ATGCCACCCCGCCTGATTTCCCAAGAGGGTCGGCAGACCCATTTCGTGATCTGGACACTTGCAGTTCTGTGCGCCATCCTTACGATAGCTGTTATCGTCGCAGGCATAGCAGTGTTTGTAGTGTACATGGTCTACCAACCAAAGATGCCCTACATCAGGGTGGCCTATGCACATCTCGACGAGCTCCTCTATGATCAATTAGGGTTGCTCGAGATAGACATAACCCTAAATTTGGAGGCAGTGAATGATAACAACAAGGCCCACACCAGCTTCTCCGCCCTGAGCTTCCTTCTCCAGTTCCATGACATTGATGTTGCAGTGCTGAAGTCCAACTCGCTCGAGGTTCCTAAGAACAGCTCCCGCCCGCTCAATTATCACTTTCACTCGTCGCCAATACCACTGGACCAGGATGCAAAGGAGGCCATGGACAAGGCGTTGAGGCGGGGAATCGTGCCATTTGATCTCAGAGGGCATGCAAAAACCAGGTGGAAGGTGGGCATCTTTGTCTCCGTGAGGTTCTGGACACACACCTCGTGCCGACTCCATTTCTTCCAGACAAATGGCAGTACAGTTGAGTCAGGTTGCAGCACCACATCCCATTGA